Part of the Colius striatus isolate bColStr4 chromosome 4, bColStr4.1.hap1, whole genome shotgun sequence genome, acccctctcagggaaacagttctgcctcagctccagcctcaacctcccctggggcaacttgaggccactaCACTCCCATCTTGCTAGTTCAGACTATCACTGAGCAGGTAAGTGTCCCCCATAAGTTACACACCACCCTACAACACAGTGCAGCTCCTGGCAAGAAAGGGCTGGCACTTCCAGGGACCCCAAAGGTTAACAGATGAACATCATGAGCCCACTGTCTGCACAGTGCAGCTGGTGATGCCATCATCAGCAACTCACAGTTGGTGAGTGCCttgagctgctcctgcagggtgATGGAGGCATTGTAGGTCCTGAAGACTTTGGCACTCAAACCATCCATCAGGCTCTGGAGGTGTCTGTTCAAGATGTTTGTCTGGAGGAAAGAAGAtaaaggaggggggaaagggaaggtCAGAGTCATCTGAGGTTTGAAGGCAGCCTGACCTGTACCCAGAAAGCCTATCACAGGTAAATCCTGTAGAACTGGAGAGGAGCAGCCTCTTCAGGGCAAAGATGGGCAAGTGGCTTTGTAAGGGATGCAGGCAGAGGGACAGCATGGGTGGCAGCACCACAGATTCCatcctgaggaagaggagggaaggaggcttTTGCAGGGGTGTAGTTGGGAAGGGAAAGCTGCAGCACGTCCCTGGAGCATCCcctgtgctccagcagcctctcaCACTGCTGCCAAGCCCCAGTGAGGTGCAGAAAAGCATCACACAGCTGAGGTTTGACACCTCCAGCAATGCCCTGAGCACCATGTGTGTGGGCAGACTTTCCCAGGCTAAATAAAAAGCCCAAGCAGATGAGTTAGAGGAGGGAAGGACCAGAAAGCCACCTCCTTAGCAGAGACCCAGGTTACTTGTGGGTGCAGGCAGACAGCCAAGCTGTGTTCAGAGAAGGGGAGATGCTACCAGGATGTAAAGAGGATGGAAATAAACCATCACAGACACCTCCCAAATAATCAGTGATGTCTCTGGAGGGGTGATAGTTAAAACTAGGGTAAAGGATGAGATTGATGCAGCACCACAGCCTGGCAGCCTGCAGGTTCATGGCTTtgctcctgctccctccagGCCATCAGCGTCCATTCAAAAGCTTAGAGGTGCCAACTCACATTGAGCCTGTCAAAGAGGTCATCTGCTGGGTCCTTGTTCTTCATGAACAGCTGCAGGTTCCTGAACAcctaaagaaaaggaaaggatggCCCTGGTCAGGGATAAGGAGCAAATTGCTCCCAGACACCTTCCTCATCTCTATCTGCTTCCTCATCCAGTCAAGCTCTGATCCAGACTCCTGCAGCACACAACCTACCACACCACCAACCTTCTCAACTTCAAGGGCTGCCCCTGGGACCACAAAGCCCCTGGTGCCACAGGCTGTTCTCCCCccatctctgctctccctggcccTCCAGTTTCTCCACAAGTACCATTCAAGTCATCTATCCCAGGAGCAAAGCAAAAAGGAACATAACAGTGGGGACACTTCAAGTCCTGATGGCCACTGAGGATGCTTCAGCAGGAGGCAGAACTCCTCTCCCATGGTTCATAGCATCACAGAACcagtttggttggaaaagacctttaagatcatcaagttcaagtCCTCCTCTCACACtcatggcctcagcacctcagctttgggatccctccagggctgggcactgccccagctccctgggcagcctggcacaggggctgacacccctctcagggaaacagctctgcctcagctccaacctcagcctcccctggggcaacctgaggccatttcatGGGCTGAAACAACCTTGAAAAGCCTACCCCAAAGCTTCCCCCTTTCTCCTCCAGGACAGGATCAGCATGTTTGTGTCCTCATCACCCAACGTGCTGCCAACCGTGGTGTTTAATCCGAGGAGGCACCTTTGCAAGAGGTTTCAGGTGCAGATTTGGGGACTGATGAGCACCTTGTGACCCAAAGCCAGCCAGCTAACCCTGCACCACACTGCCACAAGGGCCACTGCCTCCACTTCTGCCTCACTCACCATCTTCTCCACGGCCACTTTGTTGTAGTAGCGGATGGAGTCTTTCCCCAAGAAGTCAAACTCCACCACGTGCTCCTGGCCACCCAGCTCAGGGTGCAGCTTGATGTGCTCCACAcgcagggagcagcagccaacTGTGTCTGCagtctctccttcctccttctcattGCCAGCTCGCAGGGCCAGCTGGAAGGAGACAGAGAGTCACCCCATCACAGCCCACCTCAGCTCCCCTTGCCAGTTTTATTCCACTGGATATGGAATgggtgagggtgaggggggCAGGAGAAAGCTTGCTCAGGTCAGTGCCTCAGTGAATGGCTGCTGGGACCATGTTGGAAACCAATGGTTGTACCCAGAAGTTTATCTATgagcctcgtgggcaagaagccaatggcagcctgggggcattgaggagagtgtgggcagcagggccagggaggttgtgctgcccctctgctctgccagagctgctgaggctcagctggagtcctgtggccagtgctgggctgcccagctcagcagagacagggaagtgctgcagagaggccagtgcagggctgccaaggtgctgagggcactggagcatcttccttgtgaggaaaggctgtggcacctggggctgttcagtctggagaagaggagcctgagctcaggggcacctcattgatcagtccctaaagggtgggtgacaggaggatgaggtgacacacTTTGTGTTCTcagtaggacaaggggtgatggacaaaagctgcaacacaaccagttccatttaaacccaaggagcaagtcctttggtgctgaggggagggagccctggcccaggctgcccagggagggtgtggaggctcctgctcaggaggtttccaaccccagctggacacgttgctgtgccccctgagccaggggaagctgctggagcaggggctggggctgcagcagctctgggggtcccttccaaccccaccactctgtgatctCACTGCACAAATAACTCTAAAATATGCCCCCCAGAGCCAAGttgcccagctctgcagtggAGCCTTTGccatcacacacacatacacacaggtAGATTCCAAGAAGGACAGTACAGCCCTTCCCCTGACACCCAATTTTGTCTTCACACAGGCATCAGCAACCCACAGGAGTCAGCACCTTCCCTGACTACAGCCAGATGCTGCACAAGGAACAACCCTGGCTAGTGCAGACACCAAATTGCCCCAGTCACAGGATGGGGTGGATCAGTCCAGCTAAATCCCAACCTCAGCAGGAGTGGAGGATCTGAGGAGCAGGGTGAGGCTGCAGATACCTTATCAATGAAGTAGAGGGCCACTGCTCTTTGCCTGGTCTTCATCTCCTTGGCCTTCCAGTCAGCTTGGTACTGAGCACGGATTTTGTGGACAACATCCTTTAGGCGCCTGGCTACCTCATACTTGTGCCAGTCCTTCTCTCCCTGGAAAGAGACACCAAGTGCCTCAGCTCCCTTCCACCCCTACCAGTTAAATCCTCATGTGGCAACACCTCCCAGCATCTAAATATTGCTCAAATCTCATTGTTTACATGAGGAAAAAGCCATGACGAGGTAAAGTCGGGGCATAAAAAGCTCATCCAGGGTTCCTGTGGCCTCTGCAGGGGTGGATCTGGGCAAATCTGAGCTTCTCATAGCCTGGAGGTGTCCTCCAGCAGCTAGCAAACAGCAAGAGAGGAGGCAAGGGGTCAAACACTACATGGCCATGGGCAGTGCTGCTTGGATAACCACCAGCGTGGCCTGACACAATGCACTTGGCTCACTCATGCCCAATGTGCTTGCATTGTCCTTATTGGCTTTGAGGACTGGGAATAGCTTTAaatctcctttcccttccccagagcATTCACTCCCTTCCTCCCATGGCACTGGAGATGGTGACCCCACACTTCCAGCTACTGACACAAAGGGATTCAGCCCCATAGACTCTGGTTCCTCTGGACCCTCTCAGCTTCCAGCAGCCTTCCCTGGACACacatgagcagcacagggatggctctgccagcagcaatCCATCCCTTGATGGATGTTGAAGAATGATGTCTgtccttttcccctccccacccaaTTCATTCAGTTTACCCCCTTTTCCTTGCAAGGCTGGAAAAGCACCTTTTGTTGTCCATGTGCCACGTGgctgtttttcccctcctctttccacctttccccttttccacccccccaaaaaagcccAACAGGCAACAGCTCTGcctgaacagcagcagctctcccacctTCAGTTTGGAGCTGGGGTTCAGCATGATGTATTTCAGAGTGTTCTGGATGTTTTCTGTCCAGGAGGCCAGCCAGGTAACCGTGTTGTCAAAGCGTACCTCCTTCCACTTGTGACCTTCTGGTGGCTCTGGGATCTTGGAGTCCCTGTAGACAGAGCAGGGTTACAACCCTTGGAGCATGAAAGGAGGAGAAACAGGTCATCAGCTCAACTGCTTCTTcacagtgagccatggagagtcATCCCCATTGCAGCATCACTTGGATAagggtttggatgctggggcCAAGAGGAGAATTTGCAGGGCTGGTGGGGAGTGTTTTGAATCCAAGCCACAATGTCTTCATGTAGAGTAGAACAATCCCATTCACTTAATTTAGAGGGCAAACCCTCTTAAGCCCTGCTTCTCCTTGCTCTAGCAAGTGTCCTGATGCTTCCAGCCAACCCATAAAACGAGAAGGAAGGGTTtgcccaggaggagcagagagctggCCCTTCttcagagaggctgcaggagcccTGTGGTGTCAGCAGCTGGTGTCAGGGTGAGCAGTGTGGGCTGCTTGAACGGCTTCTTGGCCACTCACACCCCCACAGAGATGCTAAAAGTCACACCCACCTGCAAAGCAGCCATCTGGAGGTGACAGAAGGGGCTGCCCAAGTGAGTTGAAGCCTCAGGATGTGCAATGCAGCCATTGCAGGGGACAGGCAAAACCCCCCACCAGCTCCAGGCAGAGATGATGTGCTGTTTAACCCCAGCCCCACGAGCTCAGCTCTTGCCATGGCAACTCACTTGCTGCAGTTGATGACCACATCTTCTGGCATGATCCTCTTCTTCAGCATGCCCATCTTGGGGTGGTCGCCACGGCCACGGAACAGCCCTGGGGGCTCTGTCTTGAAGTTGCCAATCTTCTCACGGTGCCCATCGAGGATGCAGTACCCATACTCCTCCTGGatcttctctgcctcctccttcaGTTTCTGAAAGCAGCACCATGTCACCATCATCCCACAGGGTGAAGCCAAAAGCCCATCAGCTCGTGTCTGCCTATTGTTAGCCTCCTGTCTCTGCAGAAGGCAAAGCTCCCCCAGCtccgtgggcagcctggcacaggggctggcaacactctcagggaaacagctctgcatcagctccaagctcaacctcccctggggcacctcCAGCCCTTTTCCTCATGTCcagtcattcattactggagagaagagactgacaccctcctgtgagggagctgcagagagctcctgtgccctcaggctcctcttctccaggctcaacacccccattccctcagctgctcctcacagcatcAACTCAggggccctttccctgcagcagctttgcagcccctctgccccagcctggagctgcctggccttgcaGTGCCACTGAGCCCCTCAGTGTCAACCTGGTGACATCATCTCCCCTCCAGCCCTCTGCAAGCTCTTGTGAGCCTCATCAGAGGACAGATCAAGGTTAAAGTGACCCaggggggaaaatgggaggtaaAACATGGTGTGATGGGCACAGAGCCTCCTCTAAGAGCTGGAGATCTTGGACAACAACCATCAAGGAGTTCATAAAACCCTTCTCATGTGCCCAGTGATGACCCTCATGGAAGATCCCatcactgctgagcccagccaggctgccactggccttcttgcccccctgggcacgctgctggctcctgttcagcccctggcaccaacccccccaggccctttccctgcagcagtttccagcccctctgccccagcctggagctgcctggccttggggtggcccaagggcaggacccagcacttgccctTGGGCAACCTCAGCCccttgccctcagcccatggctccagggccctctgcagccccttccagccctcagcaCATCCATGTTCCCACCCAACcaggtgtcatcagcaaactgactgaggCTGCCCTCAATCCCCTCACCCAGACCATTGAtacagatgttaaacagaacaagccCCACCACTAATACATGGGGCCAAAGCTTTTCTTTGCCCCCCAAACCCAGCATTCTTGGGAAAAGCTCCTGTTCCCCCACACTGTGTAAACCCCCCCTggcccctctgcagcagccccttcccagcagtgctgcttgcACCAGCCTGAGCATGGCTGGGACCAGGCTCAGCTGTGGTGAGATGTTGGGTGCCAACATGGGCAGGTGAAAGCAACAGATTCACCTGTGTGAAGAGAGCTGGAGAGGAGTTGGGGTGGGCAAGTGCTTCAGGATGGGGGTTGTGGGCT contains:
- the TOP1MT gene encoding DNA topoisomerase I, mitochondrial isoform X2, which gives rise to MLDHEYTTKEIFQNNFFSDWRKAMTSDEQEVIKELAKCDFREIHKYFVDKSEARKALPKEEKQKLKEEAEKIQEEYGYCILDGHREKIGNFKTEPPGLFRGRGDHPKMGMLKKRIMPEDVVINCSKDSKIPEPPEGHKWKEVRFDNTVTWLASWTENIQNTLKYIMLNPSSKLKGEKDWHKYEVARRLKDVVHKIRAQYQADWKAKEMKTRQRAVALYFIDKLALRAGNEKEEGETADTVGCCSLRVEHIKLHPELGGQEHVVEFDFLGKDSIRYYNKVAVEKMVFRNLQLFMKNKDPADDLFDRLNTNILNRHLQSLMDGLSAKVFRTYNASITLQEQLKALTNSEDNVAGKLLSYNRANRAVAILCNHQRSTPKTFEKSMQNLQAKIDAKKQQVEEAQQELKKAEDELEETKDAKAEGLVEKKKKLLERLEEQLAKLNVQATDKEENKQIALGTSKLNYLDPRISIAWCKKFGVPIEKIYNKTQREKFAWAIDMTDEDFEF